A single genomic interval of Sander lucioperca isolate FBNREF2018 chromosome 9, SLUC_FBN_1.2, whole genome shotgun sequence harbors:
- the dhx30 gene encoding ATP-dependent RNA helicase DHX30 isoform X2 has product MALPGVLLVRLRALCNVGKCVHTGSKTASNWSSEVRWYGTKARSFQEQGTSYLQTKRDNVSPNLLKEFPDPKGLLNNTLSRSLGVSDLSQLIQYSCTENAGVKKATVTLLWPCKIEEEGFASKKIDAERFAAAAACFKLREMGVIGPNNQLPGRRTGRVTGGLQSHLHDKEEDSLTENVLVSRAKADERNQWLPSKEDHSNIFEALSLFPQPKSLLTRVIQVATSSNRIRELMQFRTTGGKLKKCDLTLHWPEEMTFSATASNRVTAEKRAAALACMKLKELELLDKDNNPLSHAKYHLEKVREAGERERRPLPLEVPEYLKEHMREYLAQYPVATEVQKLWEEEEARGQQTVTQEEEEEDLTDAITGRLYRPLSEHDTRRLSTHLQEKWETANPGLSVELPVDGHRQRVISAVQSSRVVVIAGETGCGKTTRIPRFLLEECVRGGEGAECNILVTQPRRISAVSVAHRVALEMGPALKNCVGYQVRLESRPPEQSGGALLFLTVGVLLRKLQSNPSLKGISHVVVDEVHERDINTDLLLALLRSSLKENPDLRVVLMSATGDKQRLSHYFGGCPIVKVPGFMHPVRDRYLEDVLREMGRPLPVQKRVETDKQGGRDDVAPDIDLIADVIEHIDRHGEPGAVLCFLPGWQDIRAVQEKLEGRRHFSSGSQMIVPLHSSLSVADQQAVFQRPQVGQRKIVLTTNIAETSITIDDIVHVVDAGTHKEQNYDPRTKVSCLDTVWISHSNVTQRKGRAGRCQPGHSYHLFPRKQLESMTPFPIPEILRTPLESLVVQAKIHSPNCKAVDFLSQVLDSPEQKAVRDAVQNLQDIGVLDKTETLTPLGERVACMSCDPRLGKVLVLSAMFRCVLPMLSVAACLTRDPFYNSLQNRALVNKVKDALSSSSFSDYLVFIRAVSGWRRVQQDGDREDRDEYLEKHTLSKFSLRFINGLISQFSENLHEAELVSRANECQRHTSLYNEHSNQDELLKAVLLAGLYPNLIQVKKGVVTKGGRFRPNRTCFRTLSGPVLLHRASVNRGKEDLPSRWLTFFSAIQSNGNVFIRDSSTVHPLALLLLTDCDLSETVNGDRVEVSFSGRSLVRCELSVGTWELLWELRTSIQTMLYRNLNNPTNAIANSSQDGKLISLLVELLNNTDLNPFAHNSDSEVD; this is encoded by the exons ATGGCGCTGCCCGGTGTTTTACTCGTGCGGCTCAGAGCGCTGTGTAATGTTGGCAAATGTGTTCATACGGGAAGCAAAACAGCGTCCAACTGGAGCAGCGAAGTGCGGTGGTATGGGACAAAAGCACGAAGCTTTCAGGAACAAGGGACATCATATTTACAGACTAAACGAG ATAACGTGAGCCCAAACCTCCTAAAGGAGTTTCCAGATCCTAAAGGTCTATTGAATAACACCCTCTCCCGTTCGCTGGGAGTCAGCGACCTTTCCCAGCTCATCCAGTACAGCTGCACGGAAAATGCGGGTGTCAAG AAAGCCACTGTCACACTGCTGTGGCCCTGCAAGATTGAAGAGGAGGGGTTTGCCTCCAAAAAGATTGACGCAGAACGttttgctgcagctgctgcttgtTTCAAGCTCAGA GAAATGGGTGTCATTGGTCCAAATAATCAGCTCCCCGGGAGAAGAACTGGCAGGGTGACAGGAGGGCTACAATCCCACCTTCATGATAAGGAGGAAGACTCATTGACAGAGAATGTCCTTGTGTCTAGAGCGAAAGCAGATGAACGAAACCAATGGCTGCCTTCCAAAGAAGACCACTCTAACATCTTTGAAGCTCTTTCCCTCTTTCCACAACCTAAATCTCTCCTCACTAGGGTCATCCAGGTGGCCACGTCATCCAACAGAATCAGG GAGCTAATGCAGTTCAGAACAACAGGAGGAAAGCTAAAGAAGTGTGACCTGACTCTGCACTGGCCAGAAGAGATGACATTCTCTGCCACAGCGAGCAATCGAGTGACCGCCGAGAAGAGAGCTGCAGCTCTTGCCTGCATGAAACTGAAG GAGCTGGAGCTGCTGGATAAAGACAATAACCCGCTCAGTCATGCCAAGTACCATCTAGAGAAGGTGAGGGAGGctggagagcgagagagacgcCCTCTCCCCCTGGAAGTTCCGGAATACCTGAAGGAACACATGAGAGAGTACCTCGCACAG TACCCGGTGGCAACAGAAGTACAGAAGCTTTGGGAGGAGGAAGAAGCGAGAGGACAGCAGACAGTCAcccaggaggaggaagaggaggacttGACAGATGCCATCACAGGCAGGCTGTACAGACCTCTGTCTGAACATGACACCCGGCGGCTCAGCACCCACCTGCAGGAGAAATGGGAGACAGCGAACCCTGGGCTGAGTGTGGAGCTCCCAGTCGATGGCCACCGTCAGCGCGTGATCTCGGCAGTGCAGTCGTCCAGGGTGGTTGTGATCGCTGGTGAAACGGGATGTGGGAAAACGACACGGATCCCCCGCTTCCTGCTGGAGGAGTGTGTGAGAGGTGGTGAGGGGGCTGAGTGCAACATCCTGGTCACCCAGCCTCGTCGGATCAGCGCCGTGTCCGTGGCCCATCGTGTTGCTCTTGAAATGGGTCCAGCTCTAAAAAACTGTGTGGGATATCAG GTGAGACTTGAGAGCCGCCCACCAGAGCAGAGCGGAGGAGCCTTACTCTTCCTCACAGTGGGTGTTCTGCTGAGGAAGCTGCAGTCGAACCCGTCCCTGAAGGGAATCAGCCATGTGGTGGTGGATGAGGTTCACGAGAGGGACATTAACACGGACCTGCTGCTGGCTCTCCTGCGCTCCAGCTTAAAGGAGAATCCTGACCTACGAGTGGTGCTTATGAGCGCTACTGGGGACAAGCAGAGGCTGTCCCACTACTTTGGGGGCTGCCCAATTGTTAAGGTGCCTGGATTCATGCACCCAGTGAGGGACAGATACCTGGAGGATGTGCTGAGAGAGATGGGACGCCCACTGCCAGTCCAAAAGAGAGTGGAGACAGACAAGCAG GGAGGAAGAGACGATGTTGCACCAGATATAGATTTAATAGCTGATGTAATCGAGCACATTGACAGACATGGAGAGCCAG GTGCAGTGTTGTGTTTCCTCCCTGGATGGCAGGACATCAGGGCTGTTCAAGAGAAACTGGAGGGGAGGCGCCACTTTTCCTCAGGCTCACAGATGATCGTACCAT tgCACTCTAGTTTATCAGTAGCAGACCAGCAGGCAGTGTTCCAGCGCCCCCAAGTGGGCCAGAGGAAGATTGTCCTCACCACCAACATTGCTGAGACCTCCATCACTATAGATGACATTGTCCATGTGGTGGATGCAGGAACTCACAAAGAACAAAATTATGACCCACGGACTAAG GTCTCCTGTCTGGACACAGTTTGGATATCTCATTCCAATGTCACTCAGAGAAAAGGGAGAGCAGGGCGATGTCAGCCAGGACATTCCTACCATCTGTTCCCACGGAAGCAGCTGGAATCCATGACTCCCTTCCCTATCCCTGAGATCCTGCGCACCCCGCTGGAGAGTTTAGTAGTGCAAGCCAAAATCCACAGTCCTAACTGCAag gccgTAGATTTCTTATCACAAGTCTTGGACAGTCCAGAGCAAAAAGCTGTGAGAGATGCTGTCCAAAATCTACAAGACAttg GAGTTCTGGACAAGACAGAAACCCTAACGCCTTTAGGAGAGCGCGTCGCCTGCATGTCGTGTGACCCTCGTCTGGGCAAAGTGCTGGTCCTGAGTGCCATGTTCAGATGTGTTCTGCCCATGCTGTCTGTAGCTGCCTGTCTGACCAGAGACCCTTTTTACAACAGCCTGCAGAACAGAGCTCTCGTTAACAAG GTGAAAGATGCTCTGAGCAGCTCCAGCTTCAGCGACTATTTGGTGTTCATCAGAGCTGTATCGGGCTGGAGGAGAGTTCAGCAGGATGGGGACAGAGAGGACAGGGATGAATATctggaaaaacacacactgtcCAAGTTCAGCCTTCGATTCATCAATG GTCTCATCTCTCAATTCAGCGAGAACCTGCACGAAGCGGAGCTGGTGTCTCGCGCCAATGAGTGCCAGCGTCACACTTCTCTCTACAACGAGCACAGCAACCAAGATGAGCTGCTTAAAGCTGTACTCCTGGCTGGACTCTATCCCAACCTTATTCAG GTGAAGAAAGGTGTTGTGACCAAAGGAGGGCGCTTTCGCCCCAACAGAACATGTTTCCGCACACTCAGTGGGCCCGTACTGCTTCACCGCGCCTCAGTGAACAG GGGAAAAGAAGATCTCCCTAGTCGCTGGTTGACCTTCTTTAGCGCTATCCAGTCCAACGGgaatgttttcatcagagacTCTTCTACAGTTCATCCACTCGCCCTGCTGCTGCTCACAGACTGTGATCTCTCAGAGACAG TGAACGGAGACCGAGTTGAAGTATCGTTTTCTGGACGCTCTCTGGTGCGCTGCGAGTTGTCCGTTGGGACCTGGGAGCTGCTGTGGGAGCTACGCACTTCCATTCAGACCATGCTATACCGCAACCTCAACAATCCTACAAACGCAATCGCCAACTCTTCTCAAGACGGAAAGCTCATCTCCTTACTCGTAGAGCTGCTCAACAATACAGACTTGAACCCTTTTGCTCACAACAGTGACAGTGAGGTGGATTGA
- the wrnip1 gene encoding ATPase WRNIP1 isoform X1, whose amino-acid sequence MDVLREINMANEMTSTTPDAVQCPVCFKDFKPATINGHLDVCLLKSVTDSSPSATDESEPPLKKSRNSAETGPPSPGVNNTVASSSSMAGAPSSAVFSLFQTNKSKVSVQGERNGLVSSTQSPVNKGVKRNLLGEAEPGPGTDNVRSQPSGLNGQNLKKKTSTDLSPRTLLTINTPLAETLRPNTLEEYFGQNKVVGQQTLLRSLLDSQEVPSLILWGPPGCGKTTLAHIIASASKKKGTARFVTLSATSASTNDVREVIKQAQNELRLCKRKTIMFIDEIHRFNKSQQDTFLPHVECGTVTLIGATTENPSFQVNAALLSRCRVLVLEKLSVEAMGLILDRAVATLGIKVLGRDPANPKDQDQSDGHEPKIFIEQKALDTIAYFCDGDARAGLNSLQLAVQAQVSSARPNPSGKDGSQEMLVKEDHVKEGLQRSHILYDKAGEEHYNCISALHKSMRGSDENASLYWLGRMLEGGEDPLYVARRLVRFASEDVGMADPSALPQAVSAFQACHFIGMPECEVILAQCVVYLARAPKSVDIYKAYANVKACLRNHKGPLPSVPLHLRNAPTRLMKQLGYAKGYKYNPAFSGTVEQDYLPDELQGIDFFTWTPSDP is encoded by the exons atggatgtattaagagaaatCAACATGGCGAATGAGATGACATCCACAACACCGGACGCGGTGCAATGTCCCGTTTGTTTTAAAGACTTCAAGCCTGCCACAATTAACGGACACCTCGACGTTTGTCTGCTAAAAAGCGTTACCGACAGCAGTCCGTCAGCAACAGACGAAAGCGAACCTCCTTTAAAGAAATCTCGCAATAGTGCGGAGACTGGACCACCCAGCCCCGGTGTCAACAACACTGTGGCCAGCTCCTCCTCAATGGCTGGTGCACCGTCATCTGCGGTGTTTTCTCTGTTTCAGACCAACAAGAGTAAAGTTTCAGTCCAAGGTGAACGGAACGGGTTAGTCTCAAGTACACAATCTCCTGTCAACAAGGgagttaaacgtaatttgctggGCGAGGCAGAACCAGGACCAGGTACAGATAATGTGAGGAGCCAGCCCTCTGGATTAAACGGacagaatttgaaaaaaaagacatccaCTGATTTATCACCACGGACACTGTTAACGATAAACACGCCTCTGGCGGAGACCCTGAGACCAAACACACTGGAGGAATACTTTGGTCAAAATAAAGTTGTGGGCCAGCAAACACTCCTCCGGTCACTTCTGGACTCCCAGGAAGTACCATCGTTGATCCTCTGGGGACCACCGGGATGCGGAAAG ACCACTCTGGCTCACATAATTGCCAGCGCCAGTAAAAAGAAGGGAACAGCTCGTTTTGTCACTCTGTCTGCCACCAGCGCGTCCACCAACGACGTCCGAGAGGTGATCAAGCAGGCGCAGAATGAGCTCCGACTGTGCAAGAGGAAAACCATCATGTTCATTGATGAAATTCACCGCTTCAACAAATCCCAACAG GACACTTTCCTTCCTCACGTGGAGTGTGGGACGGTGACTCTGATCGGGGCGACCACAGAAAATCCGTCCTTCCAGGTGAATGCTGCCCTCCTGAGCAGATGCAGGGTGCTGGTTCTGGAGAAGCTCTCTGTAGAGGCGATGGGCTTGATCCTGGACAGGGCCGTAGCCACACTGGGGATCAAAGTCCTGGGACGAGATCCAGCAAATCCCAAAGATCAAGACCAATCAGATGGTCACGA GCCAAAGATTTTCATTGAACAAAAAGCTCTGGACACCATCGCCTACTTTTGTGATGGTGACGCGAGAGCAGGACTCAATAGTTTGCAGCTGGCTGTTCAGGCTCAGGTGAGCTCGGCCCGGCCCAACCCATCAGGAAAAGATGGTTCTCAGGAAATGCTGGTGAAGGAGGACCACGTCAAGGAAGGTCTTCAGAGGTCCCATATTCTCTATGATAAAGCTG GTGAAGAGCATTATAACTGTATCTCAGCGCTGCATAAGTCTATGAGAGGCTCCGATGAGAATGCGTCTCTCTACTGGCTGGGCCGCATGCTAGAGGGCGGTGAGGATCCTCTCTATGTGGCTCGCAGATTGGTCCGCTTTGCCAGCGAGGATGTCG GTATGGCAGACCCCTCCGCTCTTCCTCAGGCTGTGTCAGCCTTCCAAGCCTGTCACTTCATCGGGATGCCTGAATGTGAG GTGATCTTGGCTCAGTGTGTTGTCTATCTGGCACGAGCACCCAAATCTGTGGATATCTACAAGGCCTATGCTAATGTGAAGGCATGTTTGAGGAACCACAAAGGCCCTCTGCCCTCTGTCCCCCTGCACCTTCGCAACGCCCCCACCAGGCTGATGAAACAACTGGGCTACGCTAAAGGCTACAAATACAACCCAGCCTTCAGCGGCACCGTAGAGCAGGACTACTTACCTGACGAGCTGCAGGGAATCGACTTCTTTACCTGGACACCTTCCGACCCATGA
- the dhx30 gene encoding ATP-dependent RNA helicase DHX30 isoform X1 encodes MYVMHPLKCALLVQLWLFIKGAAGVYFSALPRRRNCSLKMALPGVLLVRLRALCNVGKCVHTGSKTASNWSSEVRWYGTKARSFQEQGTSYLQTKRDNVSPNLLKEFPDPKGLLNNTLSRSLGVSDLSQLIQYSCTENAGVKKATVTLLWPCKIEEEGFASKKIDAERFAAAAACFKLREMGVIGPNNQLPGRRTGRVTGGLQSHLHDKEEDSLTENVLVSRAKADERNQWLPSKEDHSNIFEALSLFPQPKSLLTRVIQVATSSNRIRELMQFRTTGGKLKKCDLTLHWPEEMTFSATASNRVTAEKRAAALACMKLKELELLDKDNNPLSHAKYHLEKVREAGERERRPLPLEVPEYLKEHMREYLAQYPVATEVQKLWEEEEARGQQTVTQEEEEEDLTDAITGRLYRPLSEHDTRRLSTHLQEKWETANPGLSVELPVDGHRQRVISAVQSSRVVVIAGETGCGKTTRIPRFLLEECVRGGEGAECNILVTQPRRISAVSVAHRVALEMGPALKNCVGYQVRLESRPPEQSGGALLFLTVGVLLRKLQSNPSLKGISHVVVDEVHERDINTDLLLALLRSSLKENPDLRVVLMSATGDKQRLSHYFGGCPIVKVPGFMHPVRDRYLEDVLREMGRPLPVQKRVETDKQGGRDDVAPDIDLIADVIEHIDRHGEPGAVLCFLPGWQDIRAVQEKLEGRRHFSSGSQMIVPLHSSLSVADQQAVFQRPQVGQRKIVLTTNIAETSITIDDIVHVVDAGTHKEQNYDPRTKVSCLDTVWISHSNVTQRKGRAGRCQPGHSYHLFPRKQLESMTPFPIPEILRTPLESLVVQAKIHSPNCKAVDFLSQVLDSPEQKAVRDAVQNLQDIGVLDKTETLTPLGERVACMSCDPRLGKVLVLSAMFRCVLPMLSVAACLTRDPFYNSLQNRALVNKVKDALSSSSFSDYLVFIRAVSGWRRVQQDGDREDRDEYLEKHTLSKFSLRFINGLISQFSENLHEAELVSRANECQRHTSLYNEHSNQDELLKAVLLAGLYPNLIQVKKGVVTKGGRFRPNRTCFRTLSGPVLLHRASVNRGKEDLPSRWLTFFSAIQSNGNVFIRDSSTVHPLALLLLTDCDLSETVNGDRVEVSFSGRSLVRCELSVGTWELLWELRTSIQTMLYRNLNNPTNAIANSSQDGKLISLLVELLNNTDLNPFAHNSDSEVD; translated from the exons ATGTATGTCATGCACCCCTTAAAATGTGCTTTACTTGTTCAATTATGGCTTTTCATCAAG GGTGCCGCTGGTGTCTACTTCAGCGCGCTGCCCAGAAGAAGAA attgtAGTTTAAAGATGGCGCTGCCCGGTGTTTTACTCGTGCGGCTCAGAGCGCTGTGTAATGTTGGCAAATGTGTTCATACGGGAAGCAAAACAGCGTCCAACTGGAGCAGCGAAGTGCGGTGGTATGGGACAAAAGCACGAAGCTTTCAGGAACAAGGGACATCATATTTACAGACTAAACGAG ATAACGTGAGCCCAAACCTCCTAAAGGAGTTTCCAGATCCTAAAGGTCTATTGAATAACACCCTCTCCCGTTCGCTGGGAGTCAGCGACCTTTCCCAGCTCATCCAGTACAGCTGCACGGAAAATGCGGGTGTCAAG AAAGCCACTGTCACACTGCTGTGGCCCTGCAAGATTGAAGAGGAGGGGTTTGCCTCCAAAAAGATTGACGCAGAACGttttgctgcagctgctgcttgtTTCAAGCTCAGA GAAATGGGTGTCATTGGTCCAAATAATCAGCTCCCCGGGAGAAGAACTGGCAGGGTGACAGGAGGGCTACAATCCCACCTTCATGATAAGGAGGAAGACTCATTGACAGAGAATGTCCTTGTGTCTAGAGCGAAAGCAGATGAACGAAACCAATGGCTGCCTTCCAAAGAAGACCACTCTAACATCTTTGAAGCTCTTTCCCTCTTTCCACAACCTAAATCTCTCCTCACTAGGGTCATCCAGGTGGCCACGTCATCCAACAGAATCAGG GAGCTAATGCAGTTCAGAACAACAGGAGGAAAGCTAAAGAAGTGTGACCTGACTCTGCACTGGCCAGAAGAGATGACATTCTCTGCCACAGCGAGCAATCGAGTGACCGCCGAGAAGAGAGCTGCAGCTCTTGCCTGCATGAAACTGAAG GAGCTGGAGCTGCTGGATAAAGACAATAACCCGCTCAGTCATGCCAAGTACCATCTAGAGAAGGTGAGGGAGGctggagagcgagagagacgcCCTCTCCCCCTGGAAGTTCCGGAATACCTGAAGGAACACATGAGAGAGTACCTCGCACAG TACCCGGTGGCAACAGAAGTACAGAAGCTTTGGGAGGAGGAAGAAGCGAGAGGACAGCAGACAGTCAcccaggaggaggaagaggaggacttGACAGATGCCATCACAGGCAGGCTGTACAGACCTCTGTCTGAACATGACACCCGGCGGCTCAGCACCCACCTGCAGGAGAAATGGGAGACAGCGAACCCTGGGCTGAGTGTGGAGCTCCCAGTCGATGGCCACCGTCAGCGCGTGATCTCGGCAGTGCAGTCGTCCAGGGTGGTTGTGATCGCTGGTGAAACGGGATGTGGGAAAACGACACGGATCCCCCGCTTCCTGCTGGAGGAGTGTGTGAGAGGTGGTGAGGGGGCTGAGTGCAACATCCTGGTCACCCAGCCTCGTCGGATCAGCGCCGTGTCCGTGGCCCATCGTGTTGCTCTTGAAATGGGTCCAGCTCTAAAAAACTGTGTGGGATATCAG GTGAGACTTGAGAGCCGCCCACCAGAGCAGAGCGGAGGAGCCTTACTCTTCCTCACAGTGGGTGTTCTGCTGAGGAAGCTGCAGTCGAACCCGTCCCTGAAGGGAATCAGCCATGTGGTGGTGGATGAGGTTCACGAGAGGGACATTAACACGGACCTGCTGCTGGCTCTCCTGCGCTCCAGCTTAAAGGAGAATCCTGACCTACGAGTGGTGCTTATGAGCGCTACTGGGGACAAGCAGAGGCTGTCCCACTACTTTGGGGGCTGCCCAATTGTTAAGGTGCCTGGATTCATGCACCCAGTGAGGGACAGATACCTGGAGGATGTGCTGAGAGAGATGGGACGCCCACTGCCAGTCCAAAAGAGAGTGGAGACAGACAAGCAG GGAGGAAGAGACGATGTTGCACCAGATATAGATTTAATAGCTGATGTAATCGAGCACATTGACAGACATGGAGAGCCAG GTGCAGTGTTGTGTTTCCTCCCTGGATGGCAGGACATCAGGGCTGTTCAAGAGAAACTGGAGGGGAGGCGCCACTTTTCCTCAGGCTCACAGATGATCGTACCAT tgCACTCTAGTTTATCAGTAGCAGACCAGCAGGCAGTGTTCCAGCGCCCCCAAGTGGGCCAGAGGAAGATTGTCCTCACCACCAACATTGCTGAGACCTCCATCACTATAGATGACATTGTCCATGTGGTGGATGCAGGAACTCACAAAGAACAAAATTATGACCCACGGACTAAG GTCTCCTGTCTGGACACAGTTTGGATATCTCATTCCAATGTCACTCAGAGAAAAGGGAGAGCAGGGCGATGTCAGCCAGGACATTCCTACCATCTGTTCCCACGGAAGCAGCTGGAATCCATGACTCCCTTCCCTATCCCTGAGATCCTGCGCACCCCGCTGGAGAGTTTAGTAGTGCAAGCCAAAATCCACAGTCCTAACTGCAag gccgTAGATTTCTTATCACAAGTCTTGGACAGTCCAGAGCAAAAAGCTGTGAGAGATGCTGTCCAAAATCTACAAGACAttg GAGTTCTGGACAAGACAGAAACCCTAACGCCTTTAGGAGAGCGCGTCGCCTGCATGTCGTGTGACCCTCGTCTGGGCAAAGTGCTGGTCCTGAGTGCCATGTTCAGATGTGTTCTGCCCATGCTGTCTGTAGCTGCCTGTCTGACCAGAGACCCTTTTTACAACAGCCTGCAGAACAGAGCTCTCGTTAACAAG GTGAAAGATGCTCTGAGCAGCTCCAGCTTCAGCGACTATTTGGTGTTCATCAGAGCTGTATCGGGCTGGAGGAGAGTTCAGCAGGATGGGGACAGAGAGGACAGGGATGAATATctggaaaaacacacactgtcCAAGTTCAGCCTTCGATTCATCAATG GTCTCATCTCTCAATTCAGCGAGAACCTGCACGAAGCGGAGCTGGTGTCTCGCGCCAATGAGTGCCAGCGTCACACTTCTCTCTACAACGAGCACAGCAACCAAGATGAGCTGCTTAAAGCTGTACTCCTGGCTGGACTCTATCCCAACCTTATTCAG GTGAAGAAAGGTGTTGTGACCAAAGGAGGGCGCTTTCGCCCCAACAGAACATGTTTCCGCACACTCAGTGGGCCCGTACTGCTTCACCGCGCCTCAGTGAACAG GGGAAAAGAAGATCTCCCTAGTCGCTGGTTGACCTTCTTTAGCGCTATCCAGTCCAACGGgaatgttttcatcagagacTCTTCTACAGTTCATCCACTCGCCCTGCTGCTGCTCACAGACTGTGATCTCTCAGAGACAG TGAACGGAGACCGAGTTGAAGTATCGTTTTCTGGACGCTCTCTGGTGCGCTGCGAGTTGTCCGTTGGGACCTGGGAGCTGCTGTGGGAGCTACGCACTTCCATTCAGACCATGCTATACCGCAACCTCAACAATCCTACAAACGCAATCGCCAACTCTTCTCAAGACGGAAAGCTCATCTCCTTACTCGTAGAGCTGCTCAACAATACAGACTTGAACCCTTTTGCTCACAACAGTGACAGTGAGGTGGATTGA
- the wrnip1 gene encoding ATPase WRNIP1 isoform X2, with protein sequence MDVLREINMANEMTSTTPDAVQCPVCFKDFKPATINGHLDVCLLKSVTDSSPSATDESEPPLKKSRNSAETGPPSPGVNNTVASSSSMAGAPSSAVFSLFQTNKSKVSVQGERNGLVSSTQSPVNKGVKRNLLGEAEPGPGTDNVRSQPSGLNGQNLKKKTSTDLSPRTLLTINTPLAETLRPNTLEEYFGQNKVVGQQTLLRSLLDSQEVPSLILWGPPGCGKTTLAHIIASASKKKGTARFVTLSATSASTNDVREVIKQAQNELRLCKRKTIMFIDEIHRFNKSQQDTFLPHVECGTVTLIGATTENPSFQVNAALLSRCRVLVLEKLSVEAMGLILDRAVATLGIKVLGRDPANPKDQDQSDGHEPKIFIEQKALDTIAYFCDGDARAGLNSLQLAVQAQVSSARPNPSGKDGSQEMLVKEDHVKEGLQRSHILYDKAGEEHYNCISALHKSMRGSDENASLYWLGRMLEGGEDPLYVARRLVRFASEDVGEKILTQLNA encoded by the exons atggatgtattaagagaaatCAACATGGCGAATGAGATGACATCCACAACACCGGACGCGGTGCAATGTCCCGTTTGTTTTAAAGACTTCAAGCCTGCCACAATTAACGGACACCTCGACGTTTGTCTGCTAAAAAGCGTTACCGACAGCAGTCCGTCAGCAACAGACGAAAGCGAACCTCCTTTAAAGAAATCTCGCAATAGTGCGGAGACTGGACCACCCAGCCCCGGTGTCAACAACACTGTGGCCAGCTCCTCCTCAATGGCTGGTGCACCGTCATCTGCGGTGTTTTCTCTGTTTCAGACCAACAAGAGTAAAGTTTCAGTCCAAGGTGAACGGAACGGGTTAGTCTCAAGTACACAATCTCCTGTCAACAAGGgagttaaacgtaatttgctggGCGAGGCAGAACCAGGACCAGGTACAGATAATGTGAGGAGCCAGCCCTCTGGATTAAACGGacagaatttgaaaaaaaagacatccaCTGATTTATCACCACGGACACTGTTAACGATAAACACGCCTCTGGCGGAGACCCTGAGACCAAACACACTGGAGGAATACTTTGGTCAAAATAAAGTTGTGGGCCAGCAAACACTCCTCCGGTCACTTCTGGACTCCCAGGAAGTACCATCGTTGATCCTCTGGGGACCACCGGGATGCGGAAAG ACCACTCTGGCTCACATAATTGCCAGCGCCAGTAAAAAGAAGGGAACAGCTCGTTTTGTCACTCTGTCTGCCACCAGCGCGTCCACCAACGACGTCCGAGAGGTGATCAAGCAGGCGCAGAATGAGCTCCGACTGTGCAAGAGGAAAACCATCATGTTCATTGATGAAATTCACCGCTTCAACAAATCCCAACAG GACACTTTCCTTCCTCACGTGGAGTGTGGGACGGTGACTCTGATCGGGGCGACCACAGAAAATCCGTCCTTCCAGGTGAATGCTGCCCTCCTGAGCAGATGCAGGGTGCTGGTTCTGGAGAAGCTCTCTGTAGAGGCGATGGGCTTGATCCTGGACAGGGCCGTAGCCACACTGGGGATCAAAGTCCTGGGACGAGATCCAGCAAATCCCAAAGATCAAGACCAATCAGATGGTCACGA GCCAAAGATTTTCATTGAACAAAAAGCTCTGGACACCATCGCCTACTTTTGTGATGGTGACGCGAGAGCAGGACTCAATAGTTTGCAGCTGGCTGTTCAGGCTCAGGTGAGCTCGGCCCGGCCCAACCCATCAGGAAAAGATGGTTCTCAGGAAATGCTGGTGAAGGAGGACCACGTCAAGGAAGGTCTTCAGAGGTCCCATATTCTCTATGATAAAGCTG GTGAAGAGCATTATAACTGTATCTCAGCGCTGCATAAGTCTATGAGAGGCTCCGATGAGAATGCGTCTCTCTACTGGCTGGGCCGCATGCTAGAGGGCGGTGAGGATCCTCTCTATGTGGCTCGCAGATTGGTCCGCTTTGCCAGCGAGGATGTCG GAGAGAAAATACTTACTCAACTGAATGCTtaa